Proteins found in one Rhodobacteraceae bacterium D3-12 genomic segment:
- a CDS encoding acetolactate synthase large subunit: protein MTKPPMNGAESLVHTLLANDVDVCFTNPGTSEMHFVAALDHIPGMRSVLALQEGVATGAADGYYRMAGKPASTLLHLGPGLANGLSNLHNAKKAGSGIVNIVGEHAATHIELDAPLTSDIEGIARPVSHWVRTSESATAVGKDAAEAVQAAMVAPGQITTLILPSDTAWNEGGVTHDALAPPARGAFDAAALPLAVAALDGPETLLLLGGAALTEDNLALAGRIAAKTGCKLLSEWSNARLERGAGRVAIDRVPYPIDIALEVLAPFKRIVLVGARAPIGFFAYPGKPATLTRDDAEIITLADASADLDATLTALTEATGATETAPAHVATPDLPDQPTGRLDLDNLAQVIARAIPEDAIVVDESVTTGRAFFPATRGAARHTWLNNCGGSIGYSLPAAVGASIACPDRNVLALTGDGSAMYTVQALWTMAREKLDVTVLIFANRSYTILRGELTNVGVANPGPRAIDMLSLDRPALDWVHMAKSMGVDACQADTCEDLEVAMETGLETPGPYLIQVNL from the coding sequence GTGACCAAACCACCAATGAACGGGGCAGAAAGCCTCGTGCACACTCTGCTCGCCAATGACGTTGACGTCTGCTTTACCAACCCCGGCACCTCCGAAATGCACTTTGTCGCGGCGCTTGACCATATCCCCGGCATGCGCTCGGTTCTGGCCTTGCAAGAGGGCGTCGCAACCGGGGCCGCCGATGGCTATTACCGGATGGCTGGCAAACCGGCCTCGACACTGCTGCACCTCGGGCCCGGCCTCGCCAATGGTCTGTCAAACCTGCACAACGCGAAAAAGGCAGGCTCCGGCATTGTCAATATCGTCGGTGAACACGCCGCCACCCATATCGAACTCGACGCGCCGCTGACCTCGGATATCGAAGGCATCGCGCGCCCGGTTTCGCATTGGGTCCGCACCTCGGAATCCGCGACCGCCGTGGGCAAAGACGCCGCCGAAGCGGTGCAGGCCGCCATGGTCGCCCCCGGTCAGATCACCACCCTGATCCTACCCAGCGATACCGCCTGGAACGAGGGTGGCGTGACACATGACGCGCTCGCGCCACCTGCCCGCGGCGCATTTGACGCCGCTGCCCTGCCACTGGCGGTCGCAGCGCTCGACGGCCCTGAAACCCTGTTGCTGCTCGGCGGCGCGGCGCTCACCGAAGACAACCTCGCTCTCGCCGGGCGCATCGCGGCCAAAACCGGCTGCAAGCTGTTGTCAGAATGGTCCAACGCGCGGCTCGAACGCGGCGCCGGACGGGTTGCGATCGACCGCGTGCCTTACCCGATTGACATCGCACTCGAGGTGCTCGCCCCCTTCAAACGCATCGTCCTTGTCGGCGCGCGCGCACCCATCGGCTTTTTTGCCTATCCCGGCAAACCCGCCACCCTCACCCGCGACGACGCCGAAATCATCACCCTCGCGGACGCCAGCGCCGATCTTGACGCGACGCTCACCGCCCTGACCGAGGCCACAGGCGCAACCGAAACCGCCCCCGCCCATGTCGCCACGCCCGATCTGCCCGATCAGCCCACAGGGCGGCTCGACCTTGATAATCTGGCACAGGTCATCGCGCGCGCCATCCCCGAGGATGCAATCGTCGTCGATGAATCCGTAACCACCGGGCGGGCCTTCTTTCCGGCGACCCGTGGCGCGGCGCGGCACACATGGCTTAACAATTGTGGCGGCTCTATCGGCTACAGCCTGCCTGCCGCGGTCGGCGCATCTATCGCCTGCCCGGATCGCAATGTGCTCGCCCTCACCGGAGACGGCTCGGCCATGTATACGGTTCAGGCGCTCTGGACGATGGCCCGCGAGAAGCTCGACGTGACGGTGCTGATTTTCGCCAACCGCAGCTACACCATCCTGCGCGGCGAGCTGACCAATGTCGGCGTTGCCAACCCCGGCCCGCGCGCGATTGACATGCTGTCACTTGACCGCCCGGCGCTCGATTGGGTCCATATGGCCAAATCCATGGGCGTCGACGCCTGTCAGGCCGACACCTGCGAAGACCTCGAAGTCGCGATGGAAACCGGGCTCGAAACCCCCGGCCCCTATCTCATTCAGGTGAACCTCTAG
- a CDS encoding acyl--CoA ligase, which yields MIAIDPPFAENPPTETIVERVRANARATPDRDALVCGDDHLTWAQFDDRMNRVANLLLSRGLQKSANVAIISPNSIAYAELFMGILRAGGCVTPLSSMASPAALEKMLTDCGATFLFVARQYLDLVSGFVDHLPITCFAIDFEHPGFEDYPSAMAAASATDPMIPIAMSDPFNLIYSSGTTGTPKGILHDHWMRAAQMDRVSPNGYDNAARTLISTPLYSNTTIVSFVPTLFGGSTVHLMSKFDARAYLQIVERERITHTMLVPVQYKRIMDVADFDSFDLTSMQIKFSTSAPLRADVKRDVLNRFPGKLIEYYGLTEGGGVCVLVADDHPDKLHTVGRVAPGNEIRLINPDGTEVAPGETGEICGRGPTMMAGYFGRDDLTAEYIWRDAAGNIFFRSGDMGAFDDDGFLVLSDRKKDMIISGGLNIYANDLELVLLDDPDVIDAAVIGIPSEAWGETPLGLVVLRDGATRSDQDIRQSANAKLGKSQRLSGVEIRTSLPRSTIGKILKKDLRAPYWEKETP from the coding sequence ATGATCGCAATCGACCCTCCCTTCGCCGAAAACCCGCCCACCGAGACCATCGTTGAACGTGTCCGGGCCAATGCCCGCGCCACCCCGGACCGCGATGCGCTGGTATGTGGCGACGATCACCTGACATGGGCACAGTTTGACGACCGGATGAACCGTGTGGCCAATCTCCTGCTCAGCCGCGGACTTCAAAAAAGCGCCAATGTCGCGATCATTTCGCCCAATTCGATTGCCTACGCCGAGCTGTTCATGGGCATCCTGCGCGCCGGCGGCTGCGTCACGCCGCTGTCGTCTATGGCCTCGCCCGCCGCGCTCGAAAAAATGCTGACGGATTGCGGCGCAACCTTCCTCTTTGTTGCCCGCCAATACCTCGATCTGGTTAGCGGCTTTGTTGATCACCTGCCGATCACCTGCTTTGCCATTGATTTTGAGCACCCCGGTTTTGAGGATTACCCGAGCGCCATGGCCGCCGCCTCCGCCACCGATCCGATGATCCCGATCGCGATGTCCGATCCGTTCAACCTGATCTACTCTTCCGGCACCACCGGCACGCCCAAGGGCATCCTGCACGACCACTGGATGCGCGCGGCGCAAATGGATCGTGTCTCGCCCAATGGCTATGACAATGCCGCCCGCACGCTGATCTCGACGCCGCTCTATTCCAACACGACCATCGTGTCGTTCGTCCCGACACTCTTTGGCGGGTCGACCGTGCACCTGATGTCTAAATTCGACGCCCGCGCCTACCTTCAAATTGTCGAGCGCGAGCGTATCACCCACACCATGCTCGTGCCCGTGCAATATAAACGCATCATGGATGTGGCCGATTTTGACAGCTTCGATCTCACCTCGATGCAAATCAAATTCTCCACCTCTGCCCCCCTGCGCGCCGATGTAAAACGCGATGTGCTCAACCGCTTCCCCGGCAAGCTGATCGAATATTACGGCCTGACCGAAGGCGGCGGCGTCTGCGTTCTGGTGGCTGATGACCACCCTGACAAGCTCCACACCGTTGGCCGTGTCGCCCCCGGCAATGAAATCCGCCTGATCAACCCGGACGGAACCGAAGTCGCCCCCGGCGAAACCGGCGAAATCTGTGGCCGTGGCCCGACCATGATGGCGGGCTATTTCGGCCGCGACGACCTGACCGCCGAATACATCTGGCGCGACGCGGCGGGCAATATCTTCTTTCGCTCCGGCGATATGGGCGCGTTTGACGACGATGGCTTCCTCGTTCTGTCGGACCGCAAGAAAGACATGATCATCTCGGGCGGTCTCAATATCTATGCCAATGATCTGGAACTGGTCCTGCTTGATGATCCCGATGTGATTGACGCCGCCGTGATCGGCATCCCGTCCGAGGCATGGGGCGAAACACCGCTCGGCCTTGTGGTCCTGCGCGATGGCGCCACCCGCTCAGACCAAGACATCCGCCAAAGCGCCAATGCAAAGCTGGGCAAAAGCCAACGCCTCTCGGGGGTCGAAATTCGCACAAGCCTGCCCCGCAGCACCATCGGCAAAATCCTCAAAAAAGACCTGCGCGCACCATACTGGGAAAAGGAAACACCGTGA
- a CDS encoding glycosyltransferase: MTQLSYKFLFDVEEANQHPVFYDPRRVRKKRFRRLVGLVVFTFFLWIGVFFWSTLPMGAIVDELRFWWNIDSVSERVTTPEREAKTPETQHQGFFVRAARASANAQDACSAMPQGVLGAKPDGTDHVFFGHVPTALEWAPLSLKKSCGTLNVLIPDWLSVVRDAKAAGASLAVVSADASTREPIDAYLKTAATPPALMPTVALDAEQDLDGLVAQMTDTAAAAGLVGDLVASAQRLDAIGLCLDFKQLDDAQMAKTAPFLSAFGAGMKQGGLQSCVIVGAQQAIWQDRTLMQGFDKVILKAFVEPWVGSPPSPLAADTWFADVAAKAVAAIGPERLTIAIGNFASEWTTRQPLPETLPVVEAWKRIDDAKAKLNFGADVGNGFASFRDRARGSHKLWLLDAVSAHNQIRTLNTLGVRNIALWSLGREDPGVWPVLAAAKSDTVEIASHLKQLRYDNYVSYTGKGAFLRVLDQPRDGARDVDVDAATGRITDVRYTQFPRPYLLERYGQPAPNKLVLTFDDGPDPVYTKAILDTLRETQTPGAFFVVGSRVMEEPDLLNRMIAEGHEIGAHTFSHPRMDLVSQARAELEHRMSARVIAGYSGHKTQLYREPFLRAGGPIEEARVHSLERVQLDGGIIAGMEVVPKDWLGLSATEIADFVIDEVNKGTGNVILLHDGGDDRTASVNALPRIIRELREQGYEFTTLADFLGTDRAALMPEVTGQWLIFDRLTFTALSVTWFSLETIFWIVLLIGVLRTLFILVLAALRRRTRPISTDQTPKVSVVIPAFNEQGRIKQCIESVLASDYPNFDVIVVDDGSQDETFNDVLCFQRDRRVYIFAQLNQGKWAALNAAIANTKSEILVCIDADTVIDPQAIGHLARQFSNPRVGAVAGKISVANRRNLLTRLQALEYITAQNFDRRAFDLANGIFVVPGAIGAWRTQAVREAGRYRNDTLTEDADLTINVNRAGYRVTYEEKAIAFTQAPETVRQLLGQRLRWSLGMFQCTWKHKKAIFEGRSIGMLSIPDMLIFGYLFPLLAPIADAFVLVLLYKLFAGNWSGEVGGAVSDTPTHLIFAYMVLPLLDFIVAAFALKTDGRESLRMLWLFPFQRFFYRQLLYFSVYRSVLRAVTGTLAGWGRVKTRKRVLFRKRMA, translated from the coding sequence GTGACACAACTGAGCTATAAATTCCTGTTTGATGTCGAGGAGGCAAACCAGCACCCTGTCTTTTACGACCCGCGCCGGGTTCGAAAGAAACGCTTTCGGCGGTTGGTTGGGCTGGTTGTTTTCACCTTTTTCCTTTGGATTGGTGTGTTCTTTTGGAGCACCCTGCCGATGGGTGCGATCGTTGATGAGTTGCGTTTTTGGTGGAACATCGACAGCGTCAGCGAGCGTGTGACCACACCCGAGCGCGAGGCGAAGACGCCCGAGACGCAGCATCAAGGGTTTTTTGTACGCGCCGCACGGGCGAGCGCGAACGCGCAGGATGCCTGTAGCGCGATGCCGCAGGGTGTGTTGGGCGCAAAGCCCGATGGCACGGACCATGTGTTTTTCGGGCATGTGCCGACGGCGTTGGAGTGGGCGCCTTTGTCGCTCAAGAAAAGCTGTGGCACGCTGAACGTCTTGATCCCTGATTGGTTGAGCGTGGTGCGGGATGCCAAGGCTGCGGGCGCGTCGCTGGCTGTTGTGTCGGCGGATGCGAGCACGCGCGAGCCGATTGATGCCTACCTCAAGACCGCAGCGACGCCGCCCGCTCTGATGCCGACGGTCGCGTTGGATGCGGAGCAGGACCTTGACGGGTTGGTCGCGCAAATGACTGATACAGCAGCGGCAGCGGGGTTGGTGGGCGATCTTGTGGCCTCGGCGCAGCGCCTTGACGCGATTGGTTTGTGTCTGGATTTCAAACAGCTTGATGATGCACAGATGGCGAAGACGGCCCCGTTTCTGAGCGCCTTTGGCGCGGGGATGAAACAGGGCGGCCTGCAATCCTGTGTTATTGTTGGCGCACAGCAGGCGATCTGGCAGGACCGCACGCTGATGCAGGGGTTCGATAAGGTTATCCTAAAGGCGTTTGTCGAGCCGTGGGTCGGAAGCCCGCCCAGCCCGCTGGCGGCGGATACGTGGTTTGCGGATGTCGCGGCCAAGGCGGTTGCCGCCATCGGGCCAGAGCGGCTGACCATTGCGATTGGCAATTTCGCGTCGGAGTGGACCACGCGCCAGCCTCTGCCCGAAACCCTTCCGGTGGTCGAAGCATGGAAGCGGATCGACGACGCCAAGGCGAAGCTGAACTTTGGGGCGGATGTTGGCAACGGGTTTGCCTCGTTCCGGGATCGCGCGCGGGGGAGCCACAAGCTTTGGCTGCTTGATGCGGTGTCGGCGCACAACCAGATACGCACGCTTAACACGCTTGGGGTGCGCAACATCGCGCTTTGGTCGCTTGGGCGGGAGGATCCGGGTGTGTGGCCGGTATTGGCCGCCGCCAAGTCCGACACGGTCGAGATTGCGAGCCATTTGAAACAGCTGCGCTATGACAACTATGTGTCCTATACTGGCAAGGGCGCGTTTTTGCGCGTGCTTGACCAGCCAAGGGATGGCGCGCGCGACGTCGATGTGGACGCGGCCACGGGGCGGATCACGGACGTGCGCTATACGCAGTTTCCGCGCCCCTATCTGCTTGAGCGCTATGGCCAGCCCGCGCCTAACAAGCTGGTGCTGACGTTTGATGACGGGCCGGACCCGGTCTACACGAAAGCGATTTTGGACACGCTGCGCGAGACGCAAACGCCGGGGGCATTTTTTGTCGTTGGATCGCGGGTGATGGAAGAGCCCGACCTGTTGAACCGGATGATCGCCGAGGGGCATGAGATTGGTGCGCATACGTTTTCGCATCCGCGTATGGACCTTGTCTCGCAAGCGCGGGCCGAGTTGGAGCACCGCATGTCGGCGCGGGTGATCGCCGGCTATTCGGGCCACAAAACGCAGCTCTATCGCGAGCCGTTTTTGCGGGCGGGCGGGCCGATCGAAGAAGCGCGGGTGCATTCGCTTGAGCGGGTGCAGCTGGACGGCGGGATCATCGCCGGGATGGAAGTTGTGCCCAAGGATTGGCTGGGGCTGAGCGCAACCGAAATTGCCGATTTCGTAATCGACGAGGTCAACAAGGGCACCGGCAACGTCATCCTGTTGCATGATGGTGGCGATGATCGCACGGCCTCGGTGAACGCGCTGCCGCGGATTATTCGCGAGCTGCGCGAGCAGGGGTATGAGTTCACGACGCTGGCTGATTTCCTTGGGACGGATCGCGCCGCCTTGATGCCGGAGGTCACGGGACAGTGGCTGATCTTTGACCGGCTGACGTTTACCGCGCTGTCGGTGACGTGGTTCAGCCTTGAGACGATATTCTGGATCGTGCTGTTGATCGGGGTTCTCAGAACGCTGTTCATTCTGGTTCTGGCCGCTTTGAGACGGCGGACGCGACCGATTTCGACCGATCAGACGCCCAAGGTTTCGGTGGTGATCCCGGCATTTAACGAGCAGGGCCGCATCAAGCAATGTATCGAGAGTGTGCTGGCCAGCGATTACCCCAACTTTGATGTGATCGTCGTTGATGACGGCTCGCAGGACGAGACATTCAACGATGTACTGTGCTTTCAAAGAGATCGCCGCGTATATATTTTTGCGCAGCTCAATCAGGGTAAATGGGCGGCGTTGAACGCGGCGATTGCCAATACAAAATCCGAGATTCTGGTCTGTATTGATGCCGATACGGTGATTGACCCGCAGGCGATTGGCCATCTTGCGCGGCAGTTCAGCAACCCGCGGGTGGGGGCCGTTGCGGGCAAGATTTCGGTTGCGAACCGGCGCAATCTGTTGACGCGGTTGCAAGCGCTTGAATACATCACGGCGCAGAATTTCGATCGGCGGGCGTTTGATCTGGCCAACGGGATTTTTGTTGTTCCGGGCGCGATTGGCGCGTGGCGTACCCAAGCGGTGCGCGAGGCGGGGCGGTATCGCAATGACACTCTGACCGAAGATGCGGACCTGACCATCAACGTCAACCGCGCCGGGTATCGCGTGACCTATGAGGAAAAGGCCATCGCCTTTACCCAAGCGCCGGAGACGGTGCGCCAGTTGCTGGGACAGCGGCTGCGTTGGTCACTGGGCATGTTCCAATGCACGTGGAAGCACAAGAAGGCCATTTTTGAGGGCCGGAGCATCGGGATGCTGTCGATCCCTGACATGCTGATCTTTGGCTATTTGTTTCCGCTGTTGGCACCGATTGCTGACGCCTTTGTGCTGGTGCTGCTGTACAAGCTTTTTGCCGGCAACTGGAGTGGCGAGGTCGGGGGCGCGGTGTCGGATACGCCGACCCATCTGATCTTTGCGTATATGGTTTTGCCGTTGCTGGATTTCATTGTCGCGGCGTTTGCGTTGAAGACTGACGGGCGCGAAAGCTTGCGCATGTTGTGGCTGTTTCCGTTTCAGCGTTTCTTTTACCGCCAGCTGCTGTATTTTTCCGTCTACCGCTCGGTTTTGCGCGCGGTCACGGGAACATTGGCAGGCTGGGGTCGGGTGAAAACCAGAAAACGGGTCCTGTTCAGGAAGAGAATGGCATGA
- a CDS encoding DUF3131 domain-containing protein — MKRRSFLASSIAAGVWAVGPANRGVAALRVKSASVILTDITAETDTGTLFDLVERFLENGVWVTCVIRLGQEEARDEALAATLEFLGGLGGGVDLALEVPALASLSPYFQARAVYEASKRLRRVMASRGVRMRVRAVMCDEVEKPMRPTGVRSSGIRNVLVRPRASGRVRSETWDNGVVRFFGGEIVDPALGDAVSGSGNAEEDAVFFYLPMAALARQPEGVVQTWGDQFSKGLVARELQGQLALMTVSDLQLRDQFGKHRLIAVILEAADPSEPEAVQAVETFRGELLAAGIPSAVRPKGATFWANHTDNNAGLMAASLTCDAGQAVKTAVDGVAGAGGLLAFDRVEVSNSGVDGCAVLHVPEFRAGPNIALQELSAGELTDVDIALVLPADLIRHEKLRRRVLARLGALRQDAITRFVPIGKLAGELLTNEPVALRHRLTRAAMARAPQAAHPGPDQAERARLLDDAKLAWTYFETYTEAATGLCPATVNRHPGGEIHRAVTMWDVGSNLNAIVAATELGLIERKEAEKTFRRILPNLAGRVTDGVRLPQGWIRTDRHRWGVRDFDGCDGGRLLASLDNVRRRFGMEKEVSALVSSWNLDKIVVDRQIHSVIKRELRSTFGSHCAHYSALAFRRWGLDVASPYETFAGRSSGDGEMAMLEAVSKIGPLGAEPLLLEAMELGMSPESGYLAEVLFAALEEEFAENGRLLSVSETPIDRKPWFIYQGLELGSGPRNWRLDTVGHQPEYLSAEAAEEFLTFSTKAAYLWAAYRPGPFADKLLEFARSKARYPHGFASGVHLASQRAMHDYSDLNSNAIILQSISHTLRQSG, encoded by the coding sequence ATGAAAAGACGCAGTTTTCTGGCGTCGTCCATCGCTGCGGGCGTGTGGGCGGTGGGGCCGGCCAATCGCGGTGTGGCGGCGTTGCGCGTGAAATCGGCATCGGTGATACTCACCGACATCACGGCAGAGACCGACACCGGAACGCTTTTTGATCTGGTTGAACGCTTTCTTGAGAACGGTGTTTGGGTCACCTGTGTGATCCGGCTGGGGCAGGAGGAGGCGCGCGACGAAGCGCTTGCCGCGACGCTGGAGTTTCTTGGCGGGTTGGGCGGCGGTGTCGATCTTGCGCTCGAGGTTCCGGCGCTTGCCAGCCTGTCGCCGTATTTTCAGGCGCGCGCGGTTTATGAGGCCAGCAAGCGGCTGCGTCGTGTCATGGCATCGCGCGGGGTGCGTATGCGGGTGCGCGCGGTCATGTGTGACGAGGTGGAAAAACCAATGCGGCCCACGGGTGTACGCTCGTCAGGTATTCGCAACGTGTTGGTGCGCCCGCGGGCGAGCGGGCGTGTGCGCTCGGAAACATGGGACAATGGCGTTGTGCGGTTTTTCGGCGGCGAGATTGTCGACCCTGCGTTGGGAGATGCGGTGAGCGGGTCCGGCAATGCCGAGGAAGACGCCGTGTTCTTTTACCTGCCGATGGCAGCGTTAGCGCGCCAGCCAGAAGGGGTGGTGCAGACTTGGGGTGACCAATTTTCCAAGGGGCTGGTGGCGCGCGAGTTGCAGGGGCAACTGGCGTTGATGACTGTGTCGGATTTGCAATTGCGCGACCAGTTCGGCAAGCATAGGTTGATTGCCGTGATCCTTGAGGCAGCTGACCCGTCAGAGCCTGAGGCGGTGCAGGCGGTCGAGACATTTCGCGGTGAGCTTTTGGCGGCGGGGATCCCGTCGGCGGTCCGGCCCAAGGGCGCGACATTCTGGGCCAACCACACGGACAACAACGCCGGATTGATGGCTGCGAGTTTAACCTGCGATGCGGGGCAAGCGGTTAAAACCGCTGTTGACGGCGTGGCTGGCGCGGGGGGTTTGCTGGCTTTTGACAGGGTGGAGGTGTCGAATTCGGGGGTCGATGGCTGTGCGGTGTTACATGTGCCTGAGTTTCGCGCGGGGCCAAATATAGCGTTGCAAGAGCTGTCGGCGGGCGAGCTGACGGATGTGGATATTGCGTTGGTTTTGCCTGCGGATTTGATCCGGCATGAAAAATTGCGCCGCCGCGTTTTGGCGCGGCTCGGGGCATTGCGGCAGGATGCGATCACCCGTTTTGTGCCGATTGGTAAGCTGGCGGGTGAGTTGCTGACCAATGAGCCGGTTGCGCTTAGGCATCGGCTGACGCGGGCGGCGATGGCGCGGGCGCCTCAGGCCGCACATCCGGGACCGGATCAGGCGGAAAGAGCGCGTCTCCTTGATGATGCGAAGCTGGCCTGGACGTATTTTGAAACATACACCGAGGCGGCAACCGGGCTTTGCCCGGCGACGGTGAACCGCCATCCGGGCGGGGAGATTCACCGGGCGGTGACGATGTGGGATGTTGGCAGCAACCTGAATGCGATTGTTGCGGCCACCGAACTTGGGTTGATCGAGCGAAAAGAGGCGGAGAAAACGTTTCGCCGGATTTTGCCGAACCTTGCCGGACGCGTCACCGATGGTGTGCGCCTGCCGCAGGGGTGGATACGCACCGACCGGCACCGGTGGGGGGTTCGCGATTTTGATGGCTGCGACGGGGGGCGGTTGCTGGCTTCGCTGGACAATGTGCGCCGGCGGTTCGGGATGGAGAAGGAGGTCAGCGCGCTGGTTTCCTCGTGGAATTTGGACAAGATCGTTGTCGACCGGCAGATCCATTCCGTGATCAAGCGCGAGTTGCGCTCTACTTTCGGGTCGCATTGCGCGCATTATTCCGCGCTGGCGTTTCGGCGCTGGGGGCTTGATGTGGCCTCGCCCTATGAGACATTCGCGGGGCGGTCTTCGGGGGATGGAGAAATGGCCATGCTGGAGGCTGTGTCCAAGATTGGGCCGCTCGGTGCCGAGCCGTTACTGCTTGAGGCGATGGAGTTGGGGATGTCGCCAGAGAGCGGGTATCTGGCAGAGGTGCTGTTTGCAGCGCTGGAGGAAGAATTCGCCGAAAACGGCCGTTTGTTGAGCGTGTCGGAAACGCCAATCGACCGCAAGCCATGGTTCATTTACCAAGGGCTGGAGTTGGGGTCTGGGCCGCGCAATTGGCGGTTGGACACGGTAGGTCATCAGCCTGAATACCTTTCGGCGGAGGCGGCGGAAGAGTTTTTGACCTTCAGCACCAAGGCGGCCTATTTGTGGGCAGCTTATCGTCCCGGCCCGTTTGCGGACAAGCTTCTTGAGTTTGCCCGCAGCAAGGCGCGGTATCCGCATGGTTTTGCATCAGGTGTTCACCTCGCCAGCCAGCGTGCGATGCACGACTATAGTGATCTGAATTCAAACGCGATCATACTTCAGTCAATTTCTCACACCCTGCGACAGTCTGGGTAA
- a CDS encoding DeoR/GlpR family DNA-binding transcription regulator: protein MTRLDIAERRDRIVSLLSENGELSAADLSGRLSVSVQTIRADLRDLDEAALVQRRNGAARLRQQSENIGYLPRESVARQEKQRIALAVKNLIPQGARVALGTGTTVEHCARFLASHKNLFVVSNSIHAVCALQNAPGVSVDMAGGSVRMRDLDMIGAAALEFYAHYRVDFAIFSCGGLSSTGAVMDYNSDEVAARKAIASCANKTILIADSEKLGLDLACQHGHLWDYDFFVSGADIPDRVVQICKRNDCTGIRV from the coding sequence ATGACGCGATTAGACATAGCCGAGCGACGCGACAGAATCGTCTCGCTTCTCTCCGAAAACGGAGAGCTCTCTGCCGCCGATCTATCCGGGCGCCTTTCTGTTTCTGTGCAAACCATCCGCGCCGATCTGCGCGACCTTGACGAGGCCGCATTGGTGCAACGCCGCAACGGGGCCGCACGCCTGCGCCAGCAAAGCGAGAACATCGGCTACCTGCCCCGCGAAAGCGTCGCCCGTCAGGAAAAACAACGCATCGCGCTCGCGGTGAAAAACCTGATCCCCCAAGGTGCGCGTGTCGCACTCGGCACGGGCACCACCGTTGAACATTGTGCGCGCTTTCTGGCTTCGCATAAAAACCTGTTCGTCGTGTCCAACAGCATCCACGCCGTCTGCGCCCTGCAAAATGCACCGGGCGTCAGCGTCGATATGGCGGGCGGCTCTGTACGGATGCGCGATCTCGATATGATCGGCGCCGCCGCGCTTGAATTCTACGCACATTACCGCGTCGATTTCGCCATTTTCAGTTGCGGCGGCCTGTCCTCCACCGGCGCGGTCATGGACTACAACTCGGATGAGGTCGCCGCCCGCAAAGCCATTGCCAGTTGCGCCAACAAAACGATCCTGATCGCGGATAGCGAAAAACTCGGACTGGATCTAGCCTGTCAGCACGGGCATCTGTGGGACTATGACTTCTTTGTAAGCGGCGCAGATATCCCCGACCGTGTTGTGCAAATCTGCAAGCGCAACGACTGCACCGGCATTCGGGTCTAA
- a CDS encoding ABC transporter substrate-binding protein, producing MKTFLSATAFALMASTAIADKITLYTSQPNADAQKTVDAFMAANPGTEVEWVRDGTTKLMARLRAEIEAGNPQPDVLLIADTVTLEGMAQQGQLAAHKSLEAKNYDPALYSADGYYHSTKLITTGIVYNTGIEKAPTAWSDLSDGALKGQVAMPSPLYSGAALIHLATLTGDKTLGWDYYQALAGNDARAQGGNGGTFKAVASGEKPYGMVVDFLAIRNKANGSPVEFVFPKEGVSYVTEPVAIMSTAKNVEGAQKFVDFLLSKDGQDLVLDMGYIPARNDMGVPEGFPARAEIKLMAFDPATALKNAEANKAKFAEMFGAE from the coding sequence ATGAAAACCTTCCTTTCGGCCACGGCTTTTGCCCTTATGGCCAGCACTGCAATCGCTGACAAGATCACGCTTTATACCTCGCAGCCGAATGCCGACGCGCAAAAGACCGTTGATGCGTTTATGGCCGCCAATCCGGGCACAGAAGTTGAGTGGGTGCGCGATGGCACCACCAAGCTGATGGCACGTTTGCGGGCAGAAATCGAAGCGGGCAACCCGCAGCCTGATGTGCTTTTGATCGCCGATACCGTGACCCTTGAAGGCATGGCGCAACAGGGGCAGTTGGCGGCGCATAAGTCGCTGGAGGCCAAGAATTATGATCCGGCGCTTTATTCGGCGGACGGCTATTACCACTCTACCAAGCTGATCACGACCGGCATTGTTTATAACACTGGCATCGAGAAAGCGCCGACCGCTTGGAGTGATCTGTCGGATGGCGCGCTTAAAGGTCAGGTGGCAATGCCGTCGCCGCTTTATTCCGGGGCGGCGTTGATCCATCTCGCGACGTTGACGGGTGATAAAACGCTTGGTTGGGATTATTATCAGGCGCTGGCCGGTAACGATGCCCGTGCGCAAGGCGGCAATGGTGGCACGTTCAAGGCCGTAGCATCGGGTGAGAAACCCTATGGCATGGTCGTCGACTTTCTTGCCATTCGCAACAAGGCCAACGGCTCCCCGGTTGAGTTTGTTTTCCCGAAAGAGGGCGTCTCTTATGTGACCGAGCCTGTGGCGATCATGTCCACGGCCAAGAACGTCGAGGGCGCGCAGAAGTTCGTTGATTTCCTGCTGAGCAAGGACGGACAGGATCTTGTTCTGGACATGGGCTATATCCCCGCGCGTAACGACATGGGCGTCCCCGAAGGGTTCCCGGCGCGTGCAGAAATCAAGCTGATGGCGTTTGATCCGGCGACCGCGTTGAAAAACGCCGAGGCCAACAAGGCAAAATTTGCCGAGATGTTTGGCGCCGAATGA